cttCTTGGCTCTGGATGAGTGCTGCCTTGATCCTCAGGGCAGGTGAAAGGGGGCTGTGGGCTAGGTGACAGCTGCCTGGAGTGCTGCCTGATGTGCCAGTCCCCCTCTGCCTGCAGACGGGCGCCAGTGGAGCTGTCAGTTCTACGAGGAGATTGAGGGCTCCTGCAGCAAGGTCCAGTGCAAGAAAGGCAACTTTCTACAGCTTGTGCTTCAGAAGAAGATCCCACTCCATAACTGGTCTTCGCTTCTGGTGAGGAGGGGATGATCTACCTTTTGAGGGAGCTTATGCCAGTCTGGGGTTGCTGGGCGAGGGTTCCACTCCCTGCTCATGAGCTGGCTTGGGAGCAATGTGGGGCACATCCTATGTCCATGTGCTGCATGAGGGCAGTGAGCTTCTGTCCCAGAGAGCGGGGTGTCATTGTTCCCCTGTTCCTACCTGCCACATAGCCCCCAGGttctggagcagagccccagcatACTGTGGGAGAAAGGAACGAGGGGCTGGCAGAGAGCATGAGAGGTGCTGCTACCTGGATGTTTCCCAACTGTATCACActgcttttcacagaagagaaggaaagacgGATCCAAAGAGATGGCCAAAGGGACCATGTGCTGGGAGAATGGGAAGGAGAAGGCTGCCTCTGCAGAGTTGGCCCCTGAAGAGCTGCAGGTTGAGGGCACAGAGCCGCTGAGGTCCCGACGGGAGCCCTCCAACCCAAAGCGCGCTCCAGGAAGAAGTGAGGCCCTGGGAGGGAAAagcccagccagcccagggATGCAGAGCGGCCCCAGCGCCAAGCGGGCAGTGTACCTCAAAGTGGCTCCTGCCGAGGAGGAGCCCAACACCAGAGTCAGCGGGAGCACGGAGCCCAGCAAAGGGCACGGCGGGAGGGCAGGCGGCCGCCGCGCCGGCAGAGCCAGCCAGGCTGatgcacccacagccctcacGGACCTCGCGCCACCGCTCGAGAAGGTATCTGAGGGCCCAGCCCGACGGGGCTCCCCTGCACACTGGGGACCCATCCCTGCCCACGAGAGGGGCCCCAGGGTTCTGTGggtggtgctgagggctggtGAAGGAGGAGGGGACGAGGTGAGGAGCCCGCAGTCGCTGGGCTGTGGTGTTGATGGGGCTGAGCTGAGCgtggggtgtgtggggcagcTCAGAGGTGATGGTGTCTGTTTGTCACCATGTCCCTGTGTCTTGAAAGGCAGGGGTTTTGGCCAAGGAGACCGTTGCAGTGGAGATGCCACCTCTCACTGCTACCACGGAGGTGTTCCCCCACTGTGTTGCCACCTGTGTGGAGAAGAGGgtcctgcagccaggcagccctgctgaggccttGCGGGGCCGAGACTGCACGCCTGTCCTGGGAGAGAGCTCTAAGACTgtcccagcagccacccctcCCCTGGGCAGGGACAGTGAGAAGAGGGACTGGTCCAAGGATGACGTGGCtttggaagcagcagctgatggtgagTGGCTGGAGCTCAGGAGTCAGCCTGGTCAGCAAGGTCTGTCTGCACAGGACCTCTCCTGGGTCagcctgcagcactgcctggatGTGCAAAGAGGGTAACATCCCTCAATGACTTTCTTCCCTCAGAGCCAGAGCCTTTTGTGAGCCTGACCTTTGTCAAGAATGACTCATACGAGAAGGGCAACGACCTGGTGGTGGTGCATGTCTACGTGAAAGAGATCCACAAGGAGACATCCAAGGTGTTGTTCCGAGAGCAAGACTTCATGCTGGTGTTCCAGACGAGGTACAGGCACGCCTCAGGATGGTGCCAGGCCACCACAgagctcctgcctctgctcaggCTATTTGTGTGTCCACTTCTTTTCACTCACTTCCTATTTCTTTGCAGTGACACAAACTTCCTTCGCCTCCATCCTGGCTGTGGGCCCCACACAGTGTTCCGGTGGCAGGTGAAGCTCAGGTACAGTTACAGTCGTAGCCCTTACTGGGGTGAGGAGCTGAGAGTGGGAACTAGAGCAGGAGGTGGTCCCAGCTAGCGGGTCAGTGCAGggagtgctcctgtctgcaCCTGGGGAGCAGCTTTACACCACTCTGTACTAATGCTCCAGTCTTGGGCTGCCTTGGCTCTGTGTGATGACTTGCAGAGGAGGAAATCGCAGTGACTTCTCAGCCacagttccctctcagtctgTCCTAGAGCTCTTGGAGCCTATGTGCACTTCTGTGTGCACAGTGTGGCCAGGCTCATGGGTTTCTGCCCTGCTTTGCCAGGGCCACCTCAGGATTGATGCTAGCTgcatccctgctgctgggaggccgtggccttgccttgcagaGGCTTTGGGATGTCTGAGGCTGCTGGGGGGCCTGGGGCACCCCTGACTTACTGCATGTGTTGCAGGAACCTAATTGAGCCGGACCAGTGCACATACAACTTCACGGTGTCTCGCATCAATGTCTGCCTGAAGAAACGCCAGAGCCAGCGATGGGGAGGGCTGGAGGCTCCGGCCACACGAGGTCTGCACCCTGCCTTCTTGTCTTGCCTGCCTGCTGCACCCCATGGGCACGGGCCCTCCTCAccgcctgcagcagccaggtcCTCTGCTGCGGGgttgtggggaaggagaggggctGACTGGGTGCAGGCAGGAGGGGCGTAGGGTAGGGTGAGCCCAACGCTGGAGAAGGGCAGGAGAGAGCCTGTGTGTGAGCGTGAGCTGAGCGGCTCAGCCCCGCGTGGTGCTGCTAACCACAggcccccccttccccctttttAAGGTGCAGTGGGTGGTGCAAAGGTTGCCGTGCCTACAGGCCCTACCCCTCTGGATAAGAACCCCCCAGGCAGTAACCAGCACCCCCTGTCCAGCAAGGAGGAGGCCCGAGCCAGTGACAAAGAGAAGCCACGTGTGGAAGATGGGAGTCTGGATGGCGTGGCTGCCCGTACAGCCCCAGAGCACGTGGCAGTGAAGCAAGAGCCACACATCCCATCGGTGAGTGGGAACACACTGGATTTGACCTTGACAGTGGGGAAAGGAGCCCACTTGTCCTTCTTGTGGGTCCCCACCTCCTTGGTGTTGATCTGGAGACTGGCAAACTGTCcctggaggaggaggcagcgCTGCCCAGTCAgagctggcagtgctgagggCAGTGGTTGGCCTGTCTGTCCCAGTCCTGGTGGGAGGTAGCACGATGGCTCCAGCCCAGCCGTTTCTGTGGTGTGCCTCAGGCCTTTGGTTTCCCTGATGTTCCCAGAGAGACCCCCTGAGCACAGCatcctcacacccacctctgtTTTGGCAGCCCAAACCGACCTGCATGGTGCCACCGATGACACACAGCCCGGCGAGCACTGAGAGCGTGGAGGACGATGAGGACGAGGATGAGAAGAAGAAGGTCTGCCTGCCTGGCTTCACGGGGCTGGTGAACTTGGGCAACACCTGCTTCATGAACAGCGTCATCCAGTCCCTCTCCAACACCCGGGAGCTGCGTGACTACTTCCACGGTGagcccaggctggcagccaggcagagccctgCCCTTGGgaccctgcagccagcagccacCCTCACTCTCCTGCATTTCTTGCAGATCGGTCCTTTGAGTCAGAAATCAACTACAACAACCCTCTGGGGACAGGGGGACGTCTGGCCATCGGCTTTGCCATGCTGCTGCGGGCACTGTGGAAGGGCACACACCATGCCTTCCAGCCTTCTAAACTGAAGGTAGGGATACAGGAGCCGTGGTGGGGCCTCAGCCTTCCTGTGTGGGCCTGCCCTGCGAGTGCCACAGGGAGCAAGGAGGGATGGGTGCAGCCAGGCTTGGTATGGGGGACAGGCAGTGGTGTGTGGGGAGCTGCTGGCCAGCCCTGATTGCCGTGCCCCACACAGGCCATCGTGGCCAGCAAGGCCAGCCAGTTCACCGGCTACGCCCAACACGATGCTCAGGAGTTCATGGCCTTCCTGTTGGATGGCCTGCACGAGGACCTCAACCGCATCCAGAACAAGCCCTACACAGAGACTGTTGACTCGGATGGGAGGCCTGACGAGGTGAGGATGGCCCTGCCCACAGGCACTGGGGGGACAGCCCTGGCCTGGGTGGTTCAGCACAGTGCTGAGTGCTGTCTCCACACAGGTGGTAGCTGAGGAGGCCTGGCAGCGACACAAGATGAGGAACGACTCTTTCATTGTGGACCTCTTCCAGGGCCAGTACAAATCCAAGCTGGTGTGCCCAGTGTGTTCCAAGGTAGGGCAGCAGGCTCCTGACTGTCAGGGAGCACAGGGCAGGACCAGATCTCAGGTCcactggggctgctgccccACTGATCGCAGCCACCAACACTTCCCCCAGCTGAGTGTGCTTTCTCATCTGCAGGTGTCCATCACATTCGACCCTTTCCTGTACCTCCCTGTGCCCCTCCCACAGAAGCAGAAGGTGCTGACTGTCTACTACTTCGCAAAAGAGCCACACAATAAACCCATTAAGGTAAAGGACACCATGTAGTCTGGGGACGGAGCCTGAGAGGGCTCCTGGAGGTTCCCCAGGCACCAGGTCATGTGCCAGCAGACTTGTATTAAGCAAGAACCTGCATGCCTTGCTACGGTGTGACTGATGTAGTACTTCCTTCACGGCAGTTCCTTGTGAGTATCAGCAAAGAGAACTCCAGTGCCATGGAGGTACTTGACTCAGTGGCCCACAGTGTCCATGTGAAACCAGAGAACCTGCGCCTGGCAGAGGTGAGAATGCTCAAGCTGGGGCACCAGTGTGGGCTGCTCTTGTGAGTGCCCCCACTCCTACAGCTCTGTGAGAAATGTGGCCAGTGGCAGCCACTTGCCCATGGGCTTTGTTCATGGGTGGCAGTGCCATGCACAGAAGGGCTGGGCCACCGCAGTGGGGCAAAGGATGTCCATCCGCCCCTGGCAGAGTGGGGAACTGAGCACAgcatccctgtgctgctcccatCCCCACAGCTCACTGCAGGGCTGAGGTCTGTGGCTTTCTCAGGAGAGAAAACATGGAACAGCCCTCACAGCCCCATTCCACTGCCTTCCTGGCAGGTGATCAAGAATCGCTTCCACCGCATGTTCCTGCCGTCCAACTCGCTGGACATGGTGTCCCCCACagacctgctgctctgcttcgAGGTGCTGTCACCAGAGCTGGCCAAGGAGAGGGTGGTGGAGCTGCAGGTCCAGCAGGTAAGAGGAGATATTGGGAATACTGGGAAGGCTGGGCAGGAGGGGAAGAGCTTCAGCGAGGATGTCAAGCTGCGGTGCACGTGGATGCCCACAAAGTCTGTGCTGTCCTGCCCAGTGGggtcccctgccctgcccaatGGGTCTTTTCTCCTGCAGCGTCCGCAGGTGCCCAGTGGCCACGTTGCCAAGTGTGCAGCCTGCCAGAAGAAGCAACTGTCAGAGGATGAGAAGCTCAGGCGCTGCACGAGGTGCTATCGAGTCGGTTACTGCAATGTGTGAGTTGGCTTAGTGCCCAGTAGGGAGGGAGGGTCTACTGCCTTCAAGGGctggatgacagagcactgggaggaggtgggataCGCTTGTCCCCACTGCACCCCTCTGGCCCCTGCCATTCACCTGCCTGGTCACAGATGCTGGGTTCAGCAGGGGCTGTATGTGTTACAGGGCATGTCAGAAAACACACTGGCCAGACCACAAGGCTTTGTGCCGCCCTGAGAACATCGGCTTCCCCTTCCTCATCAGCGTGCCCGAGTCCCGCCTCACCTATGCCCGCCTGGCCCAGCTGCTGGAGGGCTACGCAAGGTGAGGGCCCAGGGAAGGAGGGTGCTTCTGCCCCAGGGCTGAGTTCAGCTCTGCCCCTCCAGCTCTGACTGCCACCTCCTCACCCAGGTACTCAGTCAACGTCTTCCAGCCTCCATTCCAGCTGGGTCGGATGTCgccagagcaggggctgcagcctctgctcccagaCAAGCTGGAGCCACTGGccaagagcagctgtgcagcagcCACTTGtgcccctgggctgggggacGGGGACAGGGCATCCAGCCTTCTACAGGAGCCCCCACTCTCGCcagctgtgcctgagctgcacCCGGAGCTGGGAGACACGGGTACTGTGCGGAGCAAGGTGCTGGCAGCCAGGAGTTCCCTGCTGAGCTTGGATTCGGGCTTCTCCGAGCACATGGAGTCACAGGGTGACAGCTGTTGTGAGAAGGAGCCGTCCTATGAAAGAGCCCTCAGGCCAGAAGGTAAGAGGTG
This window of the Colius striatus isolate bColStr4 chromosome 15, bColStr4.1.hap1, whole genome shotgun sequence genome carries:
- the USP19 gene encoding ubiquitin carboxyl-terminal hydrolase 19 isoform X3 — encoded protein: MSSSTNAPGQRRVTRGLDDATNKKKQKDRANQESKEVSRPELKQAETAQEKDSEEELQLDWKQNADEIIVKLNLGSGALKVEDVVTSFTDTDCLVKLPDGRQWSCQFYEEIEGSCSKVQCKKGNFLQLVLQKKIPLHNWSSLLKRRKDGSKEMAKGTMCWENGKEKAASAELAPEELQVEGTEPLRSRREPSNPKRAPGRSEALGGKSPASPGMQSGPSAKRAVYLKVAPAEEEPNTRVSGSTEPSKGHGGRAGGRRAGRASQADAPTALTDLAPPLEKAGVLAKETVAVEMPPLTATTEVFPHCVATCVEKRVLQPGSPAEALRGRDCTPVLGESSKTVPAATPPLGRDSEKRDWSKDDVALEAAADEPEPFVSLTFVKNDSYEKGNDLVVVHVYVKEIHKETSKVLFREQDFMLVFQTSDTNFLRLHPGCGPHTVFRWQVKLRNLIEPDQCTYNFTVSRINVCLKKRQSQRWGGLEAPATRVGGAKVAVPTGPTPLDKNPPGSNQHPLSSKEEARASDKEKPRVEDGSLDGVAARTAPEHVAVKQEPHIPSPKPTCMVPPMTHSPASTESVEDDEDEDEKKKVCLPGFTGLVNLGNTCFMNSVIQSLSNTRELRDYFHDRSFESEINYNNPLGTGGRLAIGFAMLLRALWKGTHHAFQPSKLKAIVASKASQFTGYAQHDAQEFMAFLLDGLHEDLNRIQNKPYTETVDSDGRPDEVVAEEAWQRHKMRNDSFIVDLFQGQYKSKLVCPVCSKVSITFDPFLYLPVPLPQKQKVLTVYYFAKEPHNKPIKFLVSISKENSSAMEVLDSVAHSVHVKPENLRLAEVIKNRFHRMFLPSNSLDMVSPTDLLLCFEVLSPELAKERVVELQVQQRPQVPSGHVAKCAACQKKQLSEDEKLRRCTRCYRVGYCNVACQKTHWPDHKALCRPENIGFPFLISVPESRLTYARLAQLLEGYARYSVNVFQPPFQLGRMSPEQGLQPLLPDKLEPLAKSSCAAATCAPGLGDGDRASSLLQEPPLSPAVPELHPELGDTGTVRSKVLAARSSLLSLDSGFSEHMESQGDSCCEKEPSYERALRPEAAIPGYQHTPDSLSARATQFYINKIDAANREHKLEDKGDTPLELTDDCSLALVWKNNERLKEFVLVESKELECAEDPGSASEAARAGHFTLEQCLNLFTKPEVLAPEEAWYCPKCKQHREASKQLMLWRLPNVLIIQLKRFSFRSFIWRDKINDMVDFPVRSLDLSKFCIGRKGEQQLPVYDLYAVINHYGGMIGGHYTAYARLPNDKNSQRSDVGWRLFDDSTVTTVDESQVVTRYAYVLFYRRRNSPVERPLPGHTPDHRAERTSSAEAAASQASLIWQELEAEEQELQLEAPQRPARNSWRPRGQKRSPGNPQHPDEGCVRYFVLATTAAIVALFLNVFCPLIYQTRWR
- the USP19 gene encoding ubiquitin carboxyl-terminal hydrolase 19 isoform X4, which codes for MSSSTNAPGQRRVTRGLDDATNKKKQKDRANQESKEELQLDWKQNADEIIVKLNLGSGALKVEDVVTSFTDTDCLVKLPDGRQWSCQFYEEIEGSCSKVQCKKGNFLQLVLQKKIPLHNWSSLLKRRKDGSKEMAKGTMCWENGKEKAASAELAPEELQVEGTEPLRSRREPSNPKRAPGRSEALGGKSPASPGMQSGPSAKRAVYLKVAPAEEEPNTRVSGSTEPSKGHGGRAGGRRAGRASQADAPTALTDLAPPLEKAGVLAKETVAVEMPPLTATTEVFPHCVATCVEKRVLQPGSPAEALRGRDCTPVLGESSKTVPAATPPLGRDSEKRDWSKDDVALEAAADEPEPFVSLTFVKNDSYEKGNDLVVVHVYVKEIHKETSKVLFREQDFMLVFQTSDTNFLRLHPGCGPHTVFRWQVKLRNLIEPDQCTYNFTVSRINVCLKKRQSQRWGGLEAPATRGAVGGAKVAVPTGPTPLDKNPPGSNQHPLSSKEEARASDKEKPRVEDGSLDGVAARTAPEHVAVKQEPHIPSPKPTCMVPPMTHSPASTESVEDDEDEDEKKKVCLPGFTGLVNLGNTCFMNSVIQSLSNTRELRDYFHDRSFESEINYNNPLGTGGRLAIGFAMLLRALWKGTHHAFQPSKLKAIVASKASQFTGYAQHDAQEFMAFLLDGLHEDLNRIQNKPYTETVDSDGRPDEVVAEEAWQRHKMRNDSFIVDLFQGQYKSKLVCPVCSKVSITFDPFLYLPVPLPQKQKVLTVYYFAKEPHNKPIKFLVSISKENSSAMEVLDSVAHSVHVKPENLRLAEVIKNRFHRMFLPSNSLDMVSPTDLLLCFEVLSPELAKERVVELQVQQRPQVPSGHVAKCAACQKKQLSEDEKLRRCTRCYRVGYCNVACQKTHWPDHKALCRPENIGFPFLISVPESRLTYARLAQLLEGYARYSVNVFQPPFQLGRMSPEQGLQPLLPDKLEPLAKSSCAAATCAPGLGDGDRASSLLQEPPLSPAVPELHPELGDTGTVRSKVLAARSSLLSLDSGFSEHMESQGDSCCEKEPSYERALRPEAAIPGYQHTPDSLSARATQFYINKIDAANREHKLEDKGDTPLELTDDCSLALVWKNNERLKEFVLVESKELECAEDPGSASEAARAGHFTLEQCLNLFTKPEVLAPEEAWYCPKCKQHREASKQLMLWRLPNVLIIQLKRFSFRSFIWRDKINDMVDFPVRSLDLSKFCIGRKGEQQLPVYDLYAVINHYGGMIGGHYTAYARLPNDKNSQRSDVGWRLFDDSTVTTVDESQVVTRYAYVLFYRRRNSPVERPLPGHTPDHRAERTSSAEAAASQASLIWQELEAEEQELQLEAPQRPARNSWRPRGQKRSPGNPQHPDEGCVRYFVLATTAAIVALFLNVFCPLIYQTRWR
- the USP19 gene encoding ubiquitin carboxyl-terminal hydrolase 19 isoform X2, with protein sequence MSSSTNAPGQRRVTRGLDDATNKKKQKDRANQESKEVSRPELKQAETAQEKDSEEELQLDWKQNADEIIVKLNLGSGALKVEDVVTSFTDTDCLVKLPDGRQWSCQFYEEIEGSCSKVQCKKGNFLQLVLQKKIPLHNWSSLLRRKDGSKEMAKGTMCWENGKEKAASAELAPEELQVEGTEPLRSRREPSNPKRAPGRSEALGGKSPASPGMQSGPSAKRAVYLKVAPAEEEPNTRVSGSTEPSKGHGGRAGGRRAGRASQADAPTALTDLAPPLEKAGVLAKETVAVEMPPLTATTEVFPHCVATCVEKRVLQPGSPAEALRGRDCTPVLGESSKTVPAATPPLGRDSEKRDWSKDDVALEAAADEPEPFVSLTFVKNDSYEKGNDLVVVHVYVKEIHKETSKVLFREQDFMLVFQTSDTNFLRLHPGCGPHTVFRWQVKLRNLIEPDQCTYNFTVSRINVCLKKRQSQRWGGLEAPATRGAVGGAKVAVPTGPTPLDKNPPGSNQHPLSSKEEARASDKEKPRVEDGSLDGVAARTAPEHVAVKQEPHIPSPKPTCMVPPMTHSPASTESVEDDEDEDEKKKVCLPGFTGLVNLGNTCFMNSVIQSLSNTRELRDYFHDRSFESEINYNNPLGTGGRLAIGFAMLLRALWKGTHHAFQPSKLKAIVASKASQFTGYAQHDAQEFMAFLLDGLHEDLNRIQNKPYTETVDSDGRPDEVVAEEAWQRHKMRNDSFIVDLFQGQYKSKLVCPVCSKVSITFDPFLYLPVPLPQKQKVLTVYYFAKEPHNKPIKFLVSISKENSSAMEVLDSVAHSVHVKPENLRLAEVIKNRFHRMFLPSNSLDMVSPTDLLLCFEVLSPELAKERVVELQVQQRPQVPSGHVAKCAACQKKQLSEDEKLRRCTRCYRVGYCNVACQKTHWPDHKALCRPENIGFPFLISVPESRLTYARLAQLLEGYARYSVNVFQPPFQLGRMSPEQGLQPLLPDKLEPLAKSSCAAATCAPGLGDGDRASSLLQEPPLSPAVPELHPELGDTGTVRSKVLAARSSLLSLDSGFSEHMESQGDSCCEKEPSYERALRPEAAIPGYQHTPDSLSARATQFYINKIDAANREHKLEDKGDTPLELTDDCSLALVWKNNERLKEFVLVESKELECAEDPGSASEAARAGHFTLEQCLNLFTKPEVLAPEEAWYCPKCKQHREASKQLMLWRLPNVLIIQLKRFSFRSFIWRDKINDMVDFPVRSLDLSKFCIGRKGEQQLPVYDLYAVINHYGGMIGGHYTAYARLPNDKNSQRSDVGWRLFDDSTVTTVDESQVVTRYAYVLFYRRRNSPVERPLPGHTPDHRAERTSSAEAAASQASLIWQELEAEEQELQLEAPQRPARNSWRPRGQKRSPGNPQHPDEGCVRYFVLATTAAIVALFLNVFCPLIYQTRWR